One genomic window of Microscilla marina ATCC 23134 includes the following:
- a CDS encoding NifU family protein: MDTTIDMIERVDNALDTIRPYLKTDGGDVKVLEVSEDGVVKLELMGSCGSCPMSAMTLKAGIEESIRKAVPEITAVEAINMTPM; this comes from the coding sequence ATGGATACTACAATAGATATGATAGAGCGCGTAGATAACGCACTAGATACTATTCGCCCCTACCTCAAAACAGATGGAGGTGATGTAAAAGTGCTGGAGGTAAGTGAAGATGGGGTTGTTAAACTAGAGCTGATGGGTTCTTGTGGCTCTTGCCCTATGTCAGCTATGACATTAAAGGCAGGTATAGAAGAGTCTATCCGTAAGGCAGTACCAGAGATTACTGCAGTAGAAGCAATTAACATGACCCCTATGTAA